A single Epinephelus lanceolatus isolate andai-2023 chromosome 22, ASM4190304v1, whole genome shotgun sequence DNA region contains:
- the LOC117250843 gene encoding ufm1-specific protease 1-like: MMPRSEQIRRVQQQQQSVIPQLHLPLNQYPHMRKEDALGAFMILINADTEQFAYWLTKCVNEMAPPLQEKFKNTSIDKKLLNLHMKPHEELFTKLTGCVPQSCSPAEMTISESDTGPFAPQDLEFAPSRRYSTSYIRKNKTELTKSVHTGLPNPLTDPVKCSLIQGDYLYFHYGCDGQDDRGWGCGYRTVQTMASWLCHNCFPLRDKHRPPPSLPEIQQALVTMGDKPSSFSCSKEWIGTFEASLILDYFYDVPCKLVHVRGGGAELENIAVAELHQHFEKHGSPVMMGGDRDNSSKGIFGVCTGDRGSYFLIVDPHYYGCQLEKTELQRRGWVAWKRVSSLDQSSFYNLCLPQTAKKGT, from the exons GATGCTCTTGGTGCTTTCATGATCCTGATTAATGCTGACACAGAACAGTTTGCTTACTGGCTCACAAAGTGTGTGAATGAAATGGCACCACCTCTTCAAGAGAAGTTTAAAAACACAAGCATCGACAAGAAACTATTAAATCTTCATATGAAGCCTCACGAGGAGCTTTTCACTAAACTGACTGGATGTG TCCCACAGTCCTGCAGCCCTGCAGAGATGACCATTTCTGAGTCAGACACCGGCCCCTTCGCACCGCAGGACCTCGAGTTTGCTCCAAGTCGAAGATACTCAA CCAGCTATATTCGCAAGAATAAAACGGAGCTGACGAAAAGTGTCCACACTGGTCTCCCTAACCCACTTACAGATCCTGTGAAATGTTCTCTGATACAAGGAGACTATCTCTACTTCCATTACGGCTGTGATGGGCAGGATGACAGAGGCTGGGGATGTGGCTACCGCACCGTTCAGACAATGGCTTCCTGGCTCTGCCATAACTGTTTTCCACTGAGGGACAAAcacagacctccaccaagcCTCCCAGAGATCCAGCAAGCCTTGGTCACCATGGGGGACAAACCGAGCTCGTTCTCGTGCTCCAAGGAGTGGATAGGAACATTTGAAGCTTCCCTTATCCTTGACTATTTCTATGATGTGCCCTGTAAGTTGGTGCATGTCAGAGGTGGAGGTGCAGAGCTGGAAAACATTGCAGTGGCAGAGCTGCATCAGCACTTTGAGAAGCATGGATCTCCAGTCATGATGGGAGGGGACAGGGACAACTCTTCTAAGGGGATATTTGGGGTTTGCACTGGGGACAGAGGGAGCTACTTCCTAATTGTAGACCCTCACTACTATGGATGTCAGCTGGAGAAGACTGAGCTGCAGAGACGGGGGTGGGTGGCGTGGAAAAGGGTGTCATCTCTGGATCAGTCCTCATTTTATAATCTGTGTTTGCCTCAGACTGCCAAGAAAGGAACATAA
- the LOC117246380 gene encoding LOW QUALITY PROTEIN: up-regulator of cell proliferation-like (The sequence of the model RefSeq protein was modified relative to this genomic sequence to represent the inferred CDS: deleted 2 bases in 1 codon): MQDTMDTNSSTPGAQNLIHVDEELKNDRISQPVVTSAHTKTQLEMLLEDLGLEQHLTEKLSLHSTVLQIDEKTVTNEPAKCHSDLPWYFLKKLMMVNVTARNMKCTAACESNCDEPSGNTELDLDDLFVSQHSDDMLNPLDIITALFLCSDAFVQQEMALKMSMCQFSVPLLLPNCDTKQCTLMLWAMRDIVKRYRPQSLSESKGFIEQRIVLSELPMISFVRLGECSLSKSEILNKLLSNSQQYHDTFVHCDMECGDSPRRISNGLVEMTWYLPCGNKNMDIFSEPVAVANLRGDIASFETQFSFLCQTSAAVFVFFDNLDSECELLTNQHHKAQIFLVGNHQSKHFSVDAVKKVATKLGLNNSNIMLKTKQMNDADFVKNLGKTVSNVVENSSMKMQIEQMADIAHELGILVDEDSSECQTAKKNADALSEEIQDILTYKDTQLPLQGQIWKELTRLEKEQFWLRNVGSQNIENYKSDLEVQKTELRNKQNSCDMSNAMTCFINAISSPGIERCYFLKWMRMNLDNLSREKLSGLRDQYKKKCKNSENKEEIKEIDRQLSNSSLGTEHFFREMGQIYEASLSLPETDPSRKQLQHLPKLCAELLLDGFPLELVDGDASNIPLRWVSDVLSQLNGLVSPKNKILVVTVLGVQSTGKSTLLNTMFGVQFAVSSGRCTRGAFMLLIRINEDVQKVLNCDFMVIIDTEGLKSPELAQLDNSHEHDNELATLVVGLSDITIINIAMENSTEMKDILQIVVHAFLRMTEVGKKPKCQFVHQNVSDVSAHEKNLQDRKLLLQQLNEMTQAAAKMEKKEENMSFTDVMEYSPDTGNWYIPGLWNGNPPMAPVNAGYSEAVYELKKNVIQILGRCESSANNILEFTEWMKNLWNAVKHENFIFSFRNSLVADAYVRLCTEFNKWEWEFKKEMYTWVTNAETRISNFGKFAVESEIPDMREFLDHLKSEACTVLTEWETKLLDNLTQYFKQTEGHVYLVEGYREDFANSAKSLRQEMERSVFNQLTATADIRQGMTELDKIKENHAKELEGRVCALIEQCRGKNVEMTDEELDKEFDKMWNRMVKELSFSKQKPADVFASVYHYLRENLRHRGSHVCQLLSKKTLSECGLVPFRYTAEGFFNQLKHKITKWFNTEDHIKTVQQMADSIIADCKQYVTGKVERKSNYHDTYIQEILHMIDEKLQNNKEVKTDAEFEVSLKQHICGDAARQFQKMHEDFIYENDPYRCLNENKAKFRADFKDVFHNQDQCQKKAEEFTNRCLKPAVEDFVKRSLGPDIFGEMMTSQQFRTRIYLQYTILLDLLTTNDFKSYLSYTGSYEKYVKKWILDQIVERFSKGSIMFELEDKHVQSSIRNITNAISKAKTKKSCNLRTFVEDVCQELGGKLVISQDALGAFMILNNADPEQFAHWLTDCLKDMAEALTEKFKETNVQTKLKQLHVNPQNELFTKLIGCGKQCPFCKAPCEAGGKDHTEHWTSLHRPEGLGRYRWDRTKELVTDVCTSLVISDNRFRCSATNGEWHSYKLYKEIFPDWKIVPDVSLQASDYWKYVMTKFNKEFAERYEAKPADIPDTWRDIKYEQAEKSLKESFNIK, from the exons atgCAGGACACAATGGACACAAACAGCTCAACGCCAGGAGCACAAAACCTGATCCATGTTGATGAAGAACTGAAGAATGATAGAATAAGCCAGCCTGTCGtaacatctgcacacacaa AGACACAACTGGAGATGTTATTGGAGGATCTGGGGTTGGAGCAGCACTTAACAGAGAAGCTATCCCTG CACAGTACAGTACTTCAGATTGATGAGAAGACTGTTACGAATGAACCTGCCAAGTGTCATTCAGATCTTCCATGGTATTTTCTGAAGAAACTGATGATGGTTAATGTGACAGCTAGGAATATGAAATGTACAGCTGCATGTGAGTCAAACTGTGATGAGCCGTCAGGGAATACGGAGTTAGATCTTGATGATCTGTTCGTCAGTCAACATTCAGATGACATGTTAAACCCCCTTGACATAATCActgctctctttctgtgttCTGATGCTTTTGTACAACAGGAAATGGCACTCAAAATGTCTATGTGTCAGTTTTCTGTGCCTCTGTTGCTTCCCAATTGTGACACAAAGCAGTGCACACTCATGCTTTGGGCCATGAGAGACATTGTTAAAAGGTACAGACCTCAGTCACTTTCAGAGTCCAAAGGCTTCATTGAACAAAGAATTGTTCTCTCTGAACTTCCAATGATATCTTTTGTGAGACTGGGTGAGTGCTCCCTGTCCAAGTCAGAGATCCTCAATAAGCTTCTGAGCAATTCTCAGCAGTACCATGATACATTTGTTCACTGTGACATGGAATGTGGTGACAGTCCAAGGAGAATATCCAATGGACTGGTTGAAATGACTTGGTACCTTCCTTGTGGGAACAAAAACATGGATATTTTCAGTGAGCCAGTAGCTGTAGCTAACCTTCGTGGAGACATTGCCTCGTTTGAAacacaattttcttttttgtgtcagACATCAGCAGCAGTTTTTGTGTTCTTTGACAATTTGGACTCTGAGTGTGAGCTGCTCACCAACCAACACCACAAGGCACAGATCTTTTTGGTGGGTAACCATCAAAGTAAGCACTTCAGTGTTGATGCTGTAAAGAAGGTGGCAACCAAGTTGGGtttgaacaacagcaacatcatgTTAAAGACTAAGCAGATGAATGATGCAGACTTTGTCAAAAATCTGGGGAAAACGGTCAGCAATGTAGTTGAGAACTCAAGTATGAAAATGCAAATTGAGCAGATGGCTGACATTGCCCATGAACTGGGAATCTTGGTTGATGAAGACTCTTCAGAGTGCCAGACTGCCAAGAAAAATGCAGATGCTCTGAGTGAAGAAATTCAAGACATCCTTACATACAAAGACACTCAGCTACCCTTGCAAGGCCAAATATGGAAGGAACTGACTCGCTTAGAGAAGGAACAATTTTGGCTCCGAAATGTTGGGTCCCAGAACATAGAAAACTACAAAAGTGACCTTGAGGTACAGAAAACAGAACTTAGGAATAAACAGAACTCTTGTGACATGTCAAATGCAATGACATGTTTTATCAACGCAATATCAAGCCCAGGGATAGAGAGGTGCTATTTCCTGAAATGGATGCGAATGAACCTTGATAACCTGTCTCGAGAAAAATTATCTGGTCTCCGAGATCAGtacaaaaagaaatgcaaaaattcTGAGAACAAAGAGGAGATCAAAGAAATCGACAGACAACTCTCCAACAGCTCACTGGGGACTGAACACTTCTTCCGTGAAATGGGTCAGATCTATGAGGCTTCACTGTCTCTTCCAGAAACAGACCCATCACGTAAACAGTTACAACATCTGCCCAAACTATGTGCAGAATTGTTACTTGATGGATTTCCCCTTGAGCTTGTAGATGGAGATGCCTCCAACATACCTCTCAGATGGGTGAGTGACGTCCTCTCTCAGCTCAATGGCTTGGTGTCTCCTAAGAACAAGATACTGGTGGTCACAGTTCTTGGAGTTCAGAGCACAGGAAAGTCTACTCTCCTCAACACCATGTTTGGAGTGCAGTTTGCAGTCAGCAGTGGGCGATGCACTCGAGGTGCCTTTATGTTGCTCATCAGAATCAATGAAGATGTTCAAAAAGTCCTCAACTGTGACTTCATGGTGATCATTGACACTGAGGGCTTAAAGTCACCAGAGCTTGCACAACTGGATAATAGCCATGAGCACGACAATGAGCTTGCAACACTTGTTGTGGGGCTGAGTGATATCACCATCATCAATATCGCAATGGAGAATTCAACAGAAATGAAAGACATCCTACAAATAGTTGTGCATGCTTTTCTCAGGATGACAGAGGTGggcaaaaagcccaaatgtCAGTTTGTCCACCAGAATGTGTCGGATGTTTCAGCTCATGAGAAGAACTTACAAGACAGGAAACTGCTCTTGCAACAGTTAAATGAGATGACCCAGGCAGCAGCCAAAatggaaaagaaagaggagaacaTGAGCTTCACTGATGTGATGGAGTACAGTCCAGACACTGGGAACTGGTACATTCCTGGACTCTGGAATGGAAACCCACCAATGGCACCAGTCAATGCAGGGTACAGCGAAGCTGTATATGAGCTCAAGAAAAATGTAATCCAAATTTTGGGACGTTGTGAGTCATCTGCTAATAATATCTTGGAGTTTACAGAGTGGATGAAAAACCTGTGGAATGCAGTAAAGCATGAaaacttcatcttcagcttcagAAACAGTCTGGTGGCTGATGCATACGTGAGGCTGTGCACAGAATTCAACAAATGGGAATGGGAattcaaaaaagaaatgtacaCATGGGTTACAAATGCTGAGACAAGAATTTCCAATTTTGGCAAATTTGCTGTGGAATCTGAGATACCTGACATGAGAGAATTTCTTGACCATTTGAAAAGTGAAGCGTGCACAGTGCTGACGGAATGGGAGACAAAGCTTCTTGACAATTTGACACAGTACTTCAAGCAAACAGAGGGTCACGTCTATCTAGTTGAAGGATACAGAGAAGACTTTGCAAACAGTGCAAAGAGCCTTCGACAAGAAATGGAGAGGTCTGTGTTTAATCAACTCACAGCAACAGCTGACATCAGACAGGGAATGACAGAACTTGATAAAATCAAAGAGAACCACGCAAAAGAATTAGAGGGCAGAGTGTGTGCATTGATTGAACAATGTCGGGGAAAAAATGTGGAGATGACAGACGAAGAGCTTGACAAAGAATTTGATAAGATGTGGAACAGAATGGTGAAGGAACTCTCCTTCTCTAAGCAAAAGCCTGCAGATGTCTTTGCAAGTGTGTACCACTACCTGAGAGAAAATCTAAGACATAGGGGAAGTCATGTCTGTCAATTGCTCAGTAAAAAAACCCTGTCAGAATGTGGACTTGTTCCTTTCAGATATACTGCAGAAGGATTCTTCAACCAGTTGAAACACAAAATCACCAAGTGGTTCAACACAGAAGATCACATAAAGACTGTACAGCAAATGGCTGACAGTATCATAGCAGATTGCAAACAGTATGTGACTGGAAAAGTGGAAAGAAAAAGCAATTACCATGACACTTACATTCAGGAGATCCTCCACATGATTGACGAGAAGCTGCAAAACAATAAGGAAGTGAAGACAGATGCTGAGTTTGAAGTTTCTCTGAAACAGCACATCTGTGGAGATGCAGCCAGACAGTTTCAGAAAATGCATGAAGATTTCATATATGAGAATGATCCCTACAGAtgtctgaatgaaaacaaagccAAGTTTCGCGCTGATTTTAAAGATGTGTTCCATAATCAAGACCAGTGCCAGAAGAAGGCAGAAGAATTCACAAACCGCTGCCTGAAGCCTGCAGTCGAAGACTTTGTCAAGCGTTCCTTGGGTCCTGATATCTTTGGTGAAATGATGACAAGCCAGCAGTTCAGAACACGAATATACCTCCAGTATACAATTTTACTGGATCTGCTCACAACGAATGACTTTAAAAGTTATCTGAGCTACACTGGCTCATATGAGAAATATGTAAAGAAATGGATCCTTGACCAAATAGTTGAACGCTTCTCAAAAGGGTCTATCATGTTTGAGCTTGAGGATAAACATGTTCAGTCAAGCATCAGGAACATAACTAATGCTATCAGCAAAGCTAAAACCAAAAAGAGTTGCAACTTAAGAACATTTGTTGAGGATGTCTGTCAGGAACTTGGTGGTAAACTGGTCATTTCCCAGGATGCTCTTGGTGCTTTCATGATCCTGAACAATGCTGACCCGGAACAGTTTGCTCACTGGCTCACCGACTGTCTGAAGGACATGGCAGAAGCTCTTACAGAGAAGTTTAAAGAAACAAACGTccaaacaaaactaaaacaactTCATGTGAATCCTCAGAACGAGCTTTTCACCAAACTGATTGGATGTGGTAAACAGTGTCCATTCTGCAAAGCACCTTGTGAGGCAGGAGGAAAAGACCACACTGAGCACTGGACGTCACTACATCGGCCAGAGGGTCTGGGCAGATACAGGTGGGACAGGACAAAAGAACTTGTTACTGACGTATGCACTTCCTTGGTGATCAGTGACAACCGTTTTCGCTGCAGTGCTACAAATGGTGAATGGCATTCTTACAAGCTTTACAAAGAAATTTTCCCTGACTGGAAAATTGTTCCAGATGTAAGCCTTCAGGCATCAGACTACTGGAAATATGTGATGACAAAGTTCAACAAAGAGTTTGCTGAAAGATATGAAGCAAAGCCTGCTGATATTCCAGACACTTGGAGAGATATCAAATATGAGCAGGCAGAGAAGAGTCTCAAAGAGTCATTTAACAtcaagtga